Genomic segment of Candidatus Nanopelagicales bacterium:
CGCCCGCAGTCGCTGGGTGGTCGGTCTGCTCGCCGCCGCCGGACTCGCGGCGATCGTCGCGATGGCCTCGGGGGTCCTCGACCAGTACCAAGTGGATCGACTGTTGTCGTTCACCGACCCGAATCGGGATCTGCAAGGCGTCGGCTACAACACCAACCAGGCACGGATCGCCATCGGCGGTGGTGGCCTGTTGGGCCAGGGCCTCTTCCATGGCAATCAGACTCAGGGCGCGTTTGTGCCGTACCAGCAGACTGACTTCGTCTTCTCCGTCGCGGGGGAAGAACTTGGCCTCATCGGTGCAGGCCTGCTAATTGCCTTGGTTGGGGTGGTGTTGTGGCGAGGAATCCAGATCGCCCGCGATGCCCGCGATCCGTTCGGCCGGTTGGTCGCTACCGGGGTGGTGTGCTGGTTCGCCTTCCAGGCCTTCGAGAACATCGGCATGAATCTGGGCATCATGCCGGTCACCGGGGTGCCCCTGCCATTCGTCTCCTACGGCGGCACATCGATGTTCGCTGCGTGGATTGGCATCGGGCTGCTCCAGAGCGTTCACCTGCGCAGCCGTCACTAGCACGGCAGTTGGCGGCAGCCGCAAGGTCTCGGCGCGCGGGTGAATCGCAACTTCCATCTTGGGCGTCGGTGTGAGCGAGTCACTACCGTCTTACGACGTCGGCCGACCACGTTGATTGGATCCACATGTACCGCACGCACCAGCACGAGATTGCCTGCTGCTCGCCGAATCCGCTGCACGCGGCGATGGCCTCGCACCTCGCGGTGCCGGTGTCAGTCGCGACCCCAGCCAACTACTGGCGGCCGGTCACCGCTAAGGCGGAGAAGCTGGTGCTCGGCCGAATCGCCACCGGTGTGCCAGGCGCGCCCGAAGCGGGCGGGATGGCCATCAGTGGCGGGGTCATCACCGGGATCGGGTCGGCTGCTGACCTCGAAGGCCTCGTCGGTCCTGGGACGAAAATCATCACTGCGGCCGACGGAGTCATCAGTCCGGGGCTGATCGAGCCACACATGCATGTGTGGACGACGATGCTGGTGGAGCCGTGGCCAGATTTGTCTGCGCTGGCGAATCCGACGTTTGACGACGTGGTCGCCAAAGTCAAGGCGCTCGCGGCGAAGACCCCCGATGGGCAATGGGTGACCGGAAAACAGTTCGACCCGAGCCTGTATGACGGCGAGCCCGACCTCACTCGCGCGATCCTCGACCAAGTCGCACCCGACAATCCGGTGTTCATCCTCAACGCCTCCATGCACTTTGGCTACGTCAACTCCAAGGCGTTCGAGTTGGCCAACGTCCCTGACGACGTCACTGATCCGCCAGGTGGTTCGTACGGTCGCGTAGACGGCAAACTCAATGGCGTTCTGAGTGAGTCAGGAGCGATCGTTCCGTTCCTCGGCGTCGTTCCGCAGCCCTCCCAGCAGGATGCCGCCGCGACCATCATCAAGATCCTGACCGATGCCGCGATGTCCGGGGTGACCTCGGTTCGAGAGGCAGCCACAGGTGCGGTGATCGGCACGGGCGAGGTCGCCTTGTTGCACCAGCTCAACGGCTTCAAGCGGCTGCCAGTCCGGGTGTCGACCGCGCAGTGGTCGCTCGTTGGTGCCGATCCATGGAAGGAGGCTGGCGTCACGCCGTTCGCTGGCGATGGCATGGTCCGCGCCGATGCCTGGAAGATCGTGACCGACGGCTCCAACCAAGGTCGATCGGGCTACTTTGAGCAGCCGTACCTGGGTGAGGACACGGGCGGGCACGCCAACATGTCGCCAGCGGAACTGCGCGCGGTGATGACGGCCGGGCTCGACGAGGGCTGGCAGTTGATGGTTCACGCCAACGGTGACGCGGCGGTGGAGTTCGCGCTTGAAGGCTACGAGGCGACCCTCGCCGGTCGGGCACCCGATGACCTGAGGCATCGCATTGAGCACTGTTCGTTTGCGTTCGAGGGCAACTTCGCCCGGATGGCCCAGCTCGGAGTCTCGCCGAGTTTCCTCATGAACCACGTCTACTACTGGGGAGAGGTATTCCAGCAGAAGATCCTTGGCCCCGAGCGTGCCGATCGCCTCGACATGGTC
This window contains:
- a CDS encoding amidohydrolase, whose protein sequence is MYRTHQHEIACCSPNPLHAAMASHLAVPVSVATPANYWRPVTAKAEKLVLGRIATGVPGAPEAGGMAISGGVITGIGSAADLEGLVGPGTKIITAADGVISPGLIEPHMHVWTTMLVEPWPDLSALANPTFDDVVAKVKALAAKTPDGQWVTGKQFDPSLYDGEPDLTRAILDQVAPDNPVFILNASMHFGYVNSKAFELANVPDDVTDPPGGSYGRVDGKLNGVLSESGAIVPFLGVVPQPSQQDAAATIIKILTDAAMSGVTSVREAATGAVIGTGEVALLHQLNGFKRLPVRVSTAQWSLVGADPWKEAGVTPFAGDGMVRADAWKIVTDGSNQGRSGYFEQPYLGEDTGGHANMSPAELRAVMTAGLDEGWQLMVHANGDAAVEFALEGYEATLAGRAPDDLRHRIEHCSFAFEGNFARMAQLGVSPSFLMNHVYYWGEVFQQKILGPERADRLDMVASALKAGLRPSLHSDYNVTPIHPLLSAQTATTRVMRGNGEVLNADECVTVEQALMAITTDAAWQNHADDRGTLEVGKKADYAILSDNPWTADPHSWESITCSETRIDGEIAYQA